From the Senegalimassilia faecalis genome, one window contains:
- a CDS encoding DUF3656 domain-containing U32 family peptidase: MNREVELLAPAGGMAAFHAAIQGGADAVYLGLQSFNARRGADNFTLETFADACAYAHLRGVNVYVTLNTAILPNEVNDALETARQAYRAGADAFIVQDIGIASELARTLPQARLHVSTQMNTHNEAGVRAAAELGAKRITLARELSLPEIEHLVGVADELGVEIETFAHGALCVCYSGQCFMSSLIGGRSANRGLCAQACRLPYTLHNVAKNKPLPAPGEHLLSPQDLCTIDLLPDLVRAGVSSLKIEGRMKSPEYVLAVTQVYREVLDRVLTARDAAQESDSASWAAQPATEEEHQKLAEAFSRGFTTAYLEGHRGNEIMSYGRPNNRGVFIGRVASVRNGKAAVAADQEIVAGDVLEFWTNKGHFAYTVSQVERDRNGNVLLAPERAVGKGDRVFRVRSAKAAFVDDDKLPRVLVDGVARLRIGQPLRVEFRLADTPGNGRAYRAAVKRFAGQPLPVGVAEGPNVEAARTKAVAEAGVRAHIDRMGQTPFELASLVVEIDEGVGIGFSQLHHVRAAALESLKQQLLEGVTARPLPRVEPLPDVRPANAGGVHVAALVTNPACAKAAKRAGADVLYVPAVNLEHGQATVAGQLTATVEQASYPKQCTVVLPVVCHDICKLTREQACGFDAWRSVHADQPVVAESLGMLSRAMAQGGLVEVGPHLPITNKLALRKAAELGARRVWLSPELNLAQIAELAKESPVELGLTVIGRQELMTTEHCMLMSQGPCAQNCASCARRKSPHFLKDRKGYDFPVVTDQLGRSHLYNSVQLDVVHALPDIIQAGVSWLMVDATMLNVEETTQAVQRVVRARNIAHAQGAALPKEPGCTSGHLFRGVQ; this comes from the coding sequence ATGAATCGTGAAGTGGAATTGCTGGCGCCAGCTGGTGGCATGGCGGCGTTTCATGCCGCAATTCAGGGCGGTGCCGATGCGGTCTATCTGGGCTTGCAGTCGTTTAACGCTCGGCGCGGCGCTGACAATTTCACGTTGGAAACGTTTGCGGATGCTTGCGCGTATGCTCACCTGCGCGGCGTCAACGTGTACGTTACGCTGAATACGGCAATTCTGCCGAACGAGGTCAACGATGCGCTTGAAACCGCTCGCCAGGCATATCGTGCCGGCGCAGACGCGTTCATCGTCCAGGACATCGGCATCGCCTCCGAGCTGGCGCGCACGCTCCCGCAGGCACGCCTGCACGTGTCAACGCAAATGAACACGCACAATGAAGCCGGCGTTCGCGCGGCGGCAGAACTTGGCGCCAAGCGCATCACGCTTGCGCGCGAACTATCGCTTCCTGAAATCGAGCACCTGGTGGGCGTGGCGGACGAACTCGGCGTCGAAATCGAAACATTTGCGCATGGTGCGCTTTGCGTGTGCTATTCGGGCCAGTGCTTCATGTCGTCGCTCATCGGCGGGCGTTCGGCGAACCGCGGTCTTTGCGCGCAGGCTTGCCGTCTGCCGTACACGCTGCACAACGTCGCGAAAAACAAGCCGCTTCCCGCGCCGGGCGAGCACCTGCTCTCTCCGCAGGACCTATGCACTATCGACTTGCTTCCCGATCTGGTACGCGCAGGGGTTTCGTCGCTGAAAATTGAAGGTCGCATGAAGTCGCCCGAGTATGTGCTTGCGGTTACGCAGGTATATCGCGAAGTGCTCGATCGCGTGCTGACAGCGCGCGATGCGGCGCAAGAAAGCGACAGCGCGTCATGGGCTGCGCAGCCTGCAACGGAAGAAGAGCATCAGAAGCTGGCCGAAGCATTCTCCCGCGGCTTCACCACCGCCTACCTTGAAGGCCATCGCGGCAACGAAATCATGAGCTACGGACGCCCCAACAATCGCGGCGTGTTCATCGGGCGCGTTGCATCGGTGCGCAATGGCAAGGCTGCCGTTGCCGCCGATCAGGAAATCGTCGCGGGCGATGTCCTCGAATTCTGGACGAACAAGGGCCATTTCGCCTATACCGTCTCGCAGGTTGAGAGGGACCGCAACGGCAACGTTCTGCTTGCGCCGGAGCGCGCCGTGGGCAAGGGCGACCGCGTCTTTCGCGTGCGTAGCGCGAAGGCGGCGTTCGTCGACGACGACAAGCTGCCGCGCGTGCTCGTCGATGGTGTTGCTCGCTTGCGAATCGGGCAGCCCCTGCGCGTGGAGTTTCGCCTGGCAGACACGCCGGGCAACGGTCGCGCCTATCGGGCTGCCGTCAAGCGCTTCGCCGGCCAACCGCTGCCGGTGGGCGTTGCCGAGGGCCCAAACGTCGAGGCGGCCCGTACGAAAGCGGTTGCCGAAGCAGGCGTTCGCGCCCACATCGACCGCATGGGCCAAACGCCGTTTGAGCTCGCATCGCTCGTCGTCGAAATCGATGAAGGAGTCGGCATCGGCTTCTCCCAGCTGCATCATGTGCGCGCAGCGGCGCTCGAATCCCTGAAGCAGCAATTGCTCGAAGGCGTGACCGCCCGTCCGCTTCCGCGTGTCGAGCCGCTTCCCGATGTGCGTCCTGCCAACGCGGGCGGCGTTCATGTTGCCGCACTCGTAACGAATCCCGCTTGCGCCAAAGCCGCGAAGCGCGCCGGCGCTGACGTGCTGTACGTTCCGGCTGTCAACCTTGAGCACGGCCAGGCAACGGTGGCGGGCCAACTGACCGCAACCGTCGAGCAAGCAAGCTACCCGAAGCAGTGCACGGTTGTGCTCCCCGTCGTGTGCCACGACATCTGCAAGCTTACGCGCGAGCAGGCATGCGGCTTCGACGCGTGGCGAAGCGTGCACGCCGACCAGCCTGTCGTAGCGGAGAGCCTCGGCATGCTCTCGCGGGCAATGGCGCAAGGCGGGCTCGTCGAAGTGGGGCCGCACCTGCCCATCACCAACAAACTCGCACTCCGTAAGGCCGCAGAGCTTGGCGCGCGCCGTGTATGGCTTTCCCCCGAGTTGAACCTGGCACAAATTGCCGAATTGGCGAAAGAATCGCCGGTTGAACTGGGACTTACCGTAATCGGCCGCCAGGAGCTCATGACAACGGAACATTGCATGCTTATGAGCCAAGGCCCCTGCGCGCAAAACTGCGCTTCGTGCGCTCGCCGCAAAAGCCCGCACTTTCTCAAAGATCGAAAAGGCTACGATTTCCCCGTTGTCACCGACCAGCTGGGCAGAAGCCACCTTTACAACAGCGTGCAGCTCGATGTCGTCCATGCGCTGCCGGACATTATCCAGGCGGGTGTGTCGTGGCTGATGGTCGATGCCACTATGCTCAACGTCGAGGAAACCACGCAGGCTGTGCAAAGGGTCGTGCGCGCGCGTAACATCGCGCACGCGCAAGGCGCCGCCCTGCCTAAAGAGCCCGGTTGCACCAGCGGCCATCTGTTCCGAGGAGTGCAATAA
- the tyrS gene encoding tyrosine--tRNA ligase, whose translation MLSAEEQLHIIASGAAQIVPENGLLEKLKRGKPLNIKLGVDPTSPDLHLGHAVPLRKMRQFQDLGHNVTLIIGNGTAMIGDPSGKNTTRPQLSQEQVQANAETYVAQAMKILDPEKTKIVYNADWILSLDLKQLLGLLSKFTVARILERDDFTKRYQSQTPIALHEFLYPVMQAYDSVMVKADVEMGGTDQLFNLLAGRDLMEKMDMEPQIALTMPLLEGTDGVRKMSKSYGNYVGLTDEPNDMFGKVMSIPDELMIKYYRLASTLPVAEIDQLEKDLAEDKLHPNKVKRALARNIVTAYYDEEAAQQAEADFDLKFKEHGFPEDAPTFEADLTPGEDGTVYFAKLLVNAKVAQSVSEARRLIDGGGVKINGEALAPKSYNLKPEQLQGAEIQAGKKKFLRLV comes from the coding sequence ATGCTGTCCGCAGAAGAACAACTGCACATCATCGCATCGGGCGCTGCGCAAATCGTGCCCGAAAATGGCCTGCTCGAAAAGCTCAAGCGTGGCAAGCCGCTCAACATCAAACTCGGCGTCGATCCCACCAGCCCCGACTTGCACTTGGGCCACGCCGTGCCGCTGCGCAAAATGCGCCAGTTCCAAGACCTCGGCCACAACGTCACGCTCATCATCGGCAACGGCACCGCCATGATCGGCGATCCGTCCGGCAAAAACACCACGCGCCCGCAACTCTCTCAAGAGCAGGTGCAGGCAAACGCTGAAACCTACGTTGCCCAGGCAATGAAAATCCTCGATCCCGAAAAGACGAAGATCGTCTACAATGCTGACTGGATTCTCTCGCTCGATCTCAAGCAGCTGCTCGGCCTGCTCAGCAAGTTCACGGTCGCCCGCATCCTTGAGCGCGACGACTTCACGAAGCGCTATCAATCGCAAACGCCTATTGCCCTGCACGAGTTCCTCTATCCCGTTATGCAGGCATACGACTCGGTCATGGTGAAGGCCGACGTGGAAATGGGCGGCACTGACCAGCTGTTCAACCTGCTTGCCGGGCGCGACCTCATGGAGAAAATGGACATGGAGCCTCAAATCGCGCTAACCATGCCGCTTCTGGAAGGCACCGACGGCGTGCGCAAAATGTCCAAGAGCTACGGCAATTACGTGGGCCTCACCGACGAACCGAACGACATGTTCGGCAAGGTCATGTCCATTCCCGATGAACTCATGATCAAGTATTACCGCCTGGCGTCCACGCTTCCGGTGGCGGAAATCGATCAGCTCGAGAAGGACCTCGCCGAGGACAAACTGCATCCTAATAAGGTGAAGCGTGCCTTGGCCCGCAACATCGTCACAGCGTACTACGACGAAGAAGCAGCCCAGCAGGCCGAGGCCGATTTCGACCTGAAGTTCAAAGAGCATGGCTTCCCGGAGGACGCTCCCACGTTCGAGGCCGATCTCACGCCTGGCGAAGACGGCACGGTGTACTTCGCAAAGCTGCTGGTAAATGCAAAGGTTGCTCAAAGCGTGTCAGAAGCAAGGCGACTCATCGATGGCGGCGGTGTAAAGATTAACGGCGAAGCGCTCGCGCCGAAGTCGTACAATCTCAAGCCCGAGCAGCTGCAAGGCGCCGAAATCCAGGCAGGCAAAAAGAAGTTCCTGCGCCTGGTGTAA